CTAACCACTGCTTTATCCATCTGTTCTGTACTCCTCAGCCagtactttttgtgtgtgtgactctacccctgagccacaacTCCAGCTCACTCAGTATATATTTGAACTTAGCTTACAGTCGAGCCCCCGTTTATATCCTTAACTTGTGTCTCCAGAACCACCCTCCATTATCGCTATGCCTTGACATGTTTTATCTCCTTTTCCTTAACACACTCTTGCTTCATCACCTATGTTGCAATTGTACACTTTTAAATAACAGTGATTCTTTGTAACATGTCCTTCATATTGCTCCttataaataaactttttgaAATAGTTGGAAATAATATTTTGCCTCCTTCATCCCCCTAACTCATCAGTCATAACTACTACCCAGAAACTATTAGTCTATAtcattattcatattttaataattttgctATATGTACATGTTATGTATCCCTAATCAAAACTACAAAATGTCCTGAAATCTGAAAGTTTGAGTACCTATGTTATGCTATAAGTGGAAAAGTCCATGTCTAACCTAAAGATAATTATCTTGAAGATATGAATATAATGCATATatgaaggactggggagatggcttagcagttcaaagtgcttgcttgcaaagcctgagagctcatgtttgattccccaatacccacgtaaaaccagatgcacaaaacgacATAcgtatttggaattcatttgcaatgactctGGCTTGCTCATTCCCtccctcattctgtctctgtttgcaaataaataaaatgttttaaaatgcagTTAACTTTTTTTCAAAGCATACATGAAACAAAATATTGTGTAAATTTGGATCCTCTCCCCAACATATCTCATTCTGCATATGCAGATACTCCAGTATCTGGTGTGGGGGGTAATCAAAAATATTTCTGGTCACAAGCCTATAGATCCACAAAGTATATGTATGATCATTTGTGTATACAAATTTTAATCCCTTGATTTTTATAGCTTGCAATTTGCTTTATAAGGCTGAGAAAGATTTAAATAAATTGATAGATATGCACTTCATGCATATTCTAAATCACTTTATTTTAATATGCTTATATATTCCCCTTTTAAGTACTTGGTTATTTTCCCCTTTGGTCCTGTTTTTCAAACAGTATTGTGGGTGGGTGGATGTTTCTTTcccaacccctctctctctcaaacatgtgTGCGCGCACGCAAAGGGTTTAGATGTATTCTAGAAATGGAATTATGTCATAGGATTAATTTGACACCTATctgtatataacacacacatacaattgcATCAGATGAAATGTGATTTCCTTCATGAAATCCTTCCTGACCCCAGTAGCTGCTCTGGCGTCCATGGGTATATTGTATTTCTACAAATTTTCCTAAACACTTCTTCATTCCTACCTAGATCATTAAGTTCCTTGAAGGTAGAAAATGCTGACTACATGGAAATGCTTAATTATTGTAGGATGTTACTTACAATAGGGGGTATGAAGTTGCTGGTTTTAGCTAGATatctaaaatttttcttttgataatCAGTTGATTGTTATCTGTTTGTTAGACACTGCTAAGTGCTTATATTGTCTCATTTAATATAGTAGTCCTGTGTGATATGTTATTTTTATCCTCAGTTTATATTTTTTAGGATATCATCATTAGTTATTGAGGTATATTCATTATTCCATAGTATAATGTGTTTGGTTTTACAGTTACCAGTAATATAACCTTGaccttttgtgtgttttttttgttgttgtttttgttttgtttttgtcttaaatCAGAGACCCATCTATTTTGGATAGCCTAGATTTAAATGAAGATGAACGTGAAGTACTAATTAACAATATTAATAGGCGTTTGACCCCACAAGCTGTCAAAATTCGAGCAGGTAAGTTGctgtttaaatgatttttagAATACTTTGCATTTATTGAAAAATCAGTTAAGTAATGATACTTCCAAAGTATATATTGCAACAAATATAGATTGTTCTAAATATTAATCTAACAGAAATTTGGagtttagagctggagaggtggtttagcggctAAGTCGCTTGttagcaaagcctaaagacccaggttcagttccccactaccttcataaagccaagtgcacaaagaggtacatgcatcgggagttttttttaaagtttggagtTTATCAGTTCTGAGAGTCAAACCAAGGCTTCATAGATACTGGATTGATGGTCTATCATAGTACCATACTCTCACCTCAAGCTATTTTGGCATATACAGATTcattataaaaatgtatattttaacacAAGTAAAACAACTCATATGAGCTCAGGTAATTTTAATTTagccctttaaaaattattttgttttagacTGTAACTTTAGGATTCTTCTGTCTCAAACTCcctaatgctaggattacaggcaggtaccaccgtgcctggcttaatGTTTTTACAAAAATGGGGCCATAGTAGCAGAATGGTTTCCAACTATTCTTTTTACTGTATATTTTGGTTACTCTTCCATGGAGATCATAGAAACTTTctcattcttttatctttttgacAGCTGGATAGTAATCCAAAGAACAGATAAAATGCAACACAAACCAATGCCCTCTTGATGAACTCAAATTTGGCCAGTTTTTTCAATTACAAATGTACTTAACATATTTAACCCACAAGGGTTCTTCAAGACATTTCTAAAAGAATTTTGGGGTCAAAGGGTAGGGGATTTCTAAATCTAAAACAACTTACTGTTAAAGTAAGTCTCTTTGCTTCTTATAATTTTGTTACCAGGTGGTTTGATAAAATAGAAATGGTAGTTTGACGACATATTCAGATCTtacaaggtttttgtttgtttttgagagtctTAATGTGTAGCGAGcacactggccttaaacttggtCCTTCTGCTGCAACTTCCCTATGTTCAGATCTCAGTTGTAAACCACCCTGCCCAGCCATATTCACATATTTGACTGTGAAAATAGGTGGGATTTATTTGTAATTATAGATTAAATCTTTGAATATGAGTGTACCTTCATACCTGTttcatttaaacttttaaatactTAGCATGTTTTCAGTGGTCAGCTTTTGAATTTTTATACTTTTAGATATTGAAGTGGCTTGCTATGGTTATGAAGGCATTGATGCTGTAAAAGAAGCCCTGAGAGCAGGGTTGAATTGTTCTACGGAAACCATGCCCATCAAGGTGAGTCATCAGTTTTCTGCCATCCTGCAGAATAACCACCTAAAAACACCAGGATCTTGGGGTGGTGGGTGGGTGAGTTGGTTTGTTGGTGGTATATGTACTAGCAGTTAAAACAAGGGCCTTTGAAATATATTCCAGTCTTCTTTTCAATTATGTTGACTAGAgaatatggttcagtggtaaagcactttctTAGTATGTTCAAGGACAGGGTTTGATcctcaagggaaaaaaatttTGTGTCTCATAGtaaatgtggttttgtttttgttatttgttttttctctccaAATTGAGCAATGGCTTTTTGGTGATATTGTTGGTGGATATTTGCAACTATGCAGTGGCCTTTTGATGTTGGCACTGTCTGCTGTCAAAATAGATAGGGATTCTTATTGTGAGTAGGCTGGCAATATTAAATGTACTTTACATTAAAGACTTGAATTAGCTAAAATGCTCATAGCACTCTGAAAGAAAGGCTGATAGTCTTTCATCAGCATACATACAACTTGACTGAAGTTAGGTTACTAACAATATGACTATTACTCAGAATCTCTGAGAAGGATTTATTCCCATCAATTTAGAGACAATTGCCCATTATGCTGGTATTGATTGATTTGGCCACCAAAAACAcccaaattttttttgtttatttttgaggtaggctctcactctagttcaggctgacctggaattcactgtgtagtctcagactggctttgaactcatagagatcctcctacctcaacctcccaagtgctgggattaaagacatacgccaACATGCCTGGAAGATTGTAATTTTTCATGTTGTAATACATTGGGAATATGCTGGATTAAGATCATTTTATCAATTAGCTGTTGCTtattaacaaatacagaattAGGAACTGAGGTGGGATAACTTGTTAATAATGTatgagattattattatttttttttaaacatttttatttttttattagagagagacagacagaaagaggcagagagaaagagagagagaatgggcgcgccagggcttccagccactgcaaacgaactccagacgcatgcgcccccttgtgcatctggctaacatgggacctggggaacggagcctcgaaccggggtccttaggcttcacaggccaagcgcttaaccgctaagccatctctccagcccaatgtatgagattattattttttgaacatAATACCTCCCTTTTTTATTAGTGGCTTTTTTCAAGTGGGGCcttactctagttcagactgacctggaattcactctgtagcccaggctagccttgaactcaaggtggttctcctacctcaacctttccaatgctgggattaaaggcacgtaccaccacaccagcttgaaCATCCTAGTTCTGTAGATACCAGTCATGACTGaatttttgtctttctcctcTAGATTAATCTAATAGCACCTCCTCGGTATGTGATGACAACGACAACCCTGGAGAGAACAGAAGGCCTCTCTGTCCTCAATCAAGCTATGGCTGTCATCAAAGAAAAGATTGAGGAGAAGAGGGGTGTGTTCAAAATTCAAATGGAGGTAAGATTAGTCTTCATTTTTACTTGGTTAAAGTTTTTAAGAAACTAAAACAATATGTGTTCTAAAATAACTGGAtcgctgccttttttttttttaatttgagagagagaaaaattggtacaatgggacctctagccactgcagttaactccagatgcatgcgccatcttgtgggcatgtgtcacatgcacatacatcaccttgtgtggctggctcaagctataggttctggggagccgaacctgggtccttaggcctctcaggctagtgccttaacctctaaaccatctctccagccctcactgcctTTTAAAACATCAGATACGAACTGGCATGTTCCTCATATAATTATGActgttaattccagcacttgggaggctgaggctgaaggattgccatgagtttaaggccagcctgggctccagactGAGGCCCTCTGCCTCAAAAAGCTCTCCCCAAAACAGTCATTGACTCAGAGGATTCCTAAAAGGTATTTTTATAGGTAAATATCTGTCAGCACTGGAATGTTATATTGTAGGATAGACATGCAGCGGAAAACAAAGGCAGGAGGGTATCAAAAGTTCAGAGCAGCCTGGAGTATATAACAGACTGGGGTGAAATAATTCATCTCAATAAGAacagaatttagggctggagtgatgagttagctgttaaaggcacttggctgtgagtgaggcctaaagacccatataagccaaacacacaaaggtgaggcaagcgcttACAGTCACAAATGCcctctaggtggcgcaagcatctggagttccatttcagtgtctgagccctggcatgccaattctctctctttctccctctctgactctaaaatttaaaaaaaaaaaattttttttaaaccaaaacctAATTTCTATGTATATATGATGATTCATTCTCTGAGAACAAATATTAAATAAGTTATTTTGAGCTCAGaagatgcatttttaaatttttttattttatgcttattattattagaggtatggtttcactctagtctaggctgccctggaattcagtgATTACCTTTGTTTACTgagtactggattaaaggcatgtgcccccatgctcagcaaggatcccccccccccttgtgatagggtctcactcaagtccaggctgacctggaatccactctgtagtctcagggtggcctcgaactcatggcgatcctcctaaccctgcctcctgagtgctgggattaaaggcatgtgctcaaGATGGATGTTTTTACAGAACATTCATTTTATCTTGACAATTAAGATTGCTACAGTTGCAAATTTTCAGTTTTAGCTTATAAGAGTAGCAGACAATATTGTTCCATTTTAATATACTCATTTTTCTTGCACTCTtgtaatttattctatttttcagCTAATAGAGTTTATTAATAGTAAGCCAGTACTCATGAGCAGGTGTGTCTGAACTAAATTCTCAGTttttaaacaaacttaaaaattggttctggggagatggttcagtagttaagcaGGTTTGCCACTTAAGCATGTGGACCTTTTTGGGACAGTGGCTGTCAATTTCAACTccttagcacctacataaaaagctggtCATGCAGATgtgtaaccccagtccacagTGGTGGAGACCAGGGGACCACTGGGGTGCACCGGCTAAGGGAGAGATGTCACTCAAGCAAGGAAATCGGCAGATGAGCCATAAGAAAGTCACCCTTCATTCTTAAAGTTAAAATAAGAACTCTAGGCAGTAGTAGTGTTGAAAATCTATTAACTGTTTGAGTACTTATTTTGAAATTATGCTCTTCCACAGCCCAAAGTGGTCACAGATACAGATGAAACTGAACTTGCAAGACAGCTGGAAAGgcttgagagagaaaatgcagaAGTGGATGGAGACGACGATGCTGAAGAAATGGAAGCCAAAGCGGAGGATTAACTTGTGGGCAGCAGTCCAGTTCAAGGAGCAGGAAGCAGTCTTGCTGACCGGAAACCCTAGACTTAAAAAGTTTTCCAGTATTGAAAACTTCAAagctcaatattttttatttccgaATATTTAAGTATTCAACAGACTAGACCATGAAAGGCCCTCCTAGATGTCAGCCATTTTCACATAGGAGCTCAAACACATCAAGCATTTTTAAGGGAGTGGCTTGATTTgaccaaaaacaaatttttaagaaCAAGTCTAAAATTGGGCTGATGATTTCCGTTTCTGATGTCTCCAGATTGGCTCCCTTTGTGTAGTTCAGGACCTCCATGAAATTTGCCAGGAGCACCCAAAACAATTCCAATCTTTCTATTAAAAAGTgtatcaagcaaacatcaaataaaTTTCTGGGATATTTAACTATAGGCTGCTTCTTCCTTGTCACCAGTTGGAAGCATTCTGAATGCTAAGACCTTACTTCTGTTATCTTTGTAGTCTAGACAGAGAATATAAGCATGTGATCAAACCACACAATAGACCCTTTCAAAAAGAGAGTTTagagaaatttttttcttttttggtttttctcactctggcccaggctgacttggaattgactatggagtctcaaggtagcctcgaatgcactgtgatcctcctatctctgcctcccaagtgctaggattaaaggtatattccaccacacctggctagagaaaatatttttaaatgtaaccaTAGTGAAACTGACCCTTAATTGGGGAAAGCCTTAAAATGCAATTAAAGAATTACATTGCTAAGTGCCTTTTACCTATTTAAGGCTGATAACACCTTGTGGTATGAGACAGTTTATCACACTGGGTCCTTGTTAGTGAACTGAATTACTTGAATTATAATTTGCAATAATAGGTAATTGTCTCTAAATTGAGTAACATCACCCAACTCTTAGGAGCTTTTTTTATCTATCTGCCAGGTACCAGCAAATCTTCACTTTTTATAACAGGGATGTGGTCAAACATAGCAAGTTTCTCTCCATATTTCCACAGTTTTTCATCTTCAAGAACTAGTTCTTTTAAAGGCTTATGTACAAAATCAATTTTACAGGTAACACATTTGAATTTACAGATGTGGCACTTGGATGTAGGAAATCGAGTTACTTTGGCATGGCTAGTCTTAGGATACTGGAGCACTAGGTTTTTAATTGTATCTGTAGgccaaaaaaaaacaccttagccAGCCCATGACTAAACCAAAGGTTATGGAGTTAGGTGTGACCACATACTCCTATAATTTCAGTTActtggtggaggcaggaagattttttGAATCCTAAATTTAGTGGTCAGCTTGAATAACTATAGCAAAGCTATGCCactcaaaaaatttaaaggacAAACTTAGAGATAAGTCTGAGCCATTTGTGAAGACTGTACTTAGTTTTCTTATAGAGAGCTAACAACATGACCCACTTCCAAGAGGCAGCCATGATTACCAGTCTACATACCATACCACATTGGAATACTTAGAGAATCTGATGTACTCCAAATTCACACGGAATTTTCACTTCTATGTGAGGCATCAAggaaaaaatttgaaaagcaCACAGCATCAACATGTTACTAAAGCTGTACTCCAAATTCACACGGAATTTTCACTTCTATGTGAGGCATCAAggaaaaaatttgaaaagcaCACAGCATCAACATGTTACTAAAGCTGTGGGGTGGCACACAActacccacccctcccccagctacctgggaggcagagacgggaatACTGAAAGTTTGAAACCAGCAGGGGAATTTAGCCAGACTCTTGTCTCAAAGGGCCAGGGctctggtaaagtgcttgcctagcacacttACAGCCCTGAATTCAGTCTCTAGTACCATAGAAGAAAAAACGTTAACCAACGCGTCAGGTGCTCCTTTGGGAATTTTGTTACTTATGTTTACTGAAAACTTTTATACTTAGAAAGCCATAACTTTAAAACTACTTGTGATCTCCCTGGTGTTTATTTTTAACCCATGTGGGCTTTTTGCTCAATGCACATTTTTGTAAACTGATGACCTGAGCCAGAGAAGAAATCAGTACCTCACTTAACCAATACTATGATGAAAACAAACTGAACTAGAAGCATACAGGTAACCTGACCTAAAAGCAAGACCAAGACACACGAGAATAAGAATATACACCCCCCAGCCATGAGATACTTGGACAGCAGAATTTACCCTGATCTTGGCTCTCCCATCAAAGCCTTTTAGTAATGCTGACTGTGTTGTTTTCCACCCTCAGCCTTTATTAAGGGTCAAGTGAATATTAACCCACATAACAAAATCAGCAATAATTGGGTCTCATGTATGAGTTAACTGAAAATAATGACTAAAAGGAAGTAACATTCAAGCCACTTCTATCAGTTTtacagcaaaacaaagcaaactacATGAATAATTCTCAATTATTCAATGGGCACTACAGAGACACCCTAATGACTGCATCGTGCCTAGCAAAAGTTAACTCACAGCTGTCAAGACTAGTCAGTCATGACCTGGCTACTTTTACACCAGGGGCAATTAAAATGGTTTGAAATCTATAAAGGCCTAGTACCTTGCCAACTTCACTGATTTGCCTTGAATTGATGGTCTTTTCTAACTCTGGGGATTCCTTGTCTCCCATATAAGAAAAGCAATTTGAAGGCAGGAAGCAATCAAACCAAGTGGCTGTGAGTTCCTGTGAATATTCTAAAAATGATGCCAAGTCAGACCTTGACAAGATGCAAAGTGAAAAATGGCGCTTTAAAAAGAAGCAGTctctgggtgggtgtggtggtccatgcctttaatcccgggcAGGAGGACTGCCTGACTTCAATgctagcctgggattacagagtgagtgccaggtcagcctgcagtgagaccctcaaaaaaaaaaaataaataaaaaaaataaaaaatacaagcaCTCTTAAAACATAAGCAATAAAGGAAACACTAGCTTGGAATTCCTGACCAGCAGTTTTAAGAAGACAGATTTTTACTTGAGCACTTTGGAAATGCCTACTTCCCCTAAATAAAAGTTATGTATTTTATCTATTCATTAAAGTCGAGGCCCTGGTACTTGGCAAGAATGCTAGGAATAGCATGTGCCAGATAACTGTATAAActtgaaagtaataaaaaatgtttataaaaattcctGTATGATGGAGACGTCACTACTTTGGATTAACCTCCCAAGTGGGGAAGGTCCTTGGTGCCTATTtcagttaaaaacaaaagttCATGCTTTGATTTAACCTTTCCCATTTGTATCATTGCCCTTTTAGAGAACTCTTGTTCTGCATCTCTTTCCTAATGCCATTTTTGTGTAAGAAAGCTGTGGTTGTACCTATTTTAATGTGTGATAAATTGCTGAGTCCAGATTTTTCTACAAAGTAGAACATTTCAACCAAACTTGTCAAGATCCCCACTTTAAGATAAAGTGTATTGACAGATCACTTGAAATTATTCCATAATCAATTTACATAATATGTATGGCCTTGTGGGCAGGAAACCTTTGAAGACATAACTGGTCAGGAGTTTTAACAGAAacaaatgtaaatttttttattaattctagAGGTTGACATCACTTGACAGCTGCCTTGAGACTAATATTGAATATGATGGCATGCCCAGTGTTAATGTGAAAAGAAAAGGATACTACTGTAGTCCTTCCCCAAAGACCTCTGTCCGGAAGAGCAAACATCAAGATGCAGATACTGAATGGCTGTTCCAACTTTTCAGCTGGCAACGGGATGAGAGGGAAGGAAATAGCACCACACTTGTCCAAGGAACTAGCCCAATGGTCTCATTCCAAAGCAGTGCAAAGTGTACGttgaagtctttttttgtttgttttttttaacagtgTTGGGAATTGATCCTGTCACCTCTGGACTGCCAGGCAGTCTACTACCAAGGCACACTCCCAGCCCATGTCAGTCACAATGCACTCCCGTTCTCCAGGAAGTTTTATCTTTGTCATGAGGTAGAGAGGAACCTTGGTTCTCCCTCAGGTCCTTGTCATGTTAGCTTTTTGATAGCTTCAATCCACTCAGCTCGTTCAGCCTTGCTGCTGGCCTGAATATAATAGTGTGTGTCATCCTTTGTAATCACTTTGAAGAGATTTCCTTGGACATTCCCTTTAACCCctgggtaagaaaaaaaaaaatcaactgaaacACATTAAAACATTCTAAAGTATTTACCCCAAAAAAGTAGTTTAGTACCACCAAGCCAggtataatggcacacacctttaattctagcacttgggatacagaggtaggaggatcaccatggagctcaaggccactctgagactatacatagtgaatgaattctaagtcagcctgaactacagtaaaaccctacctcaaaaaaaaaaaaaaaaaaaaaaagccaccagaTACatgctttctccctttccctccttcctcttcacaCTTCTGAAACTTACAAACCTGACAGTCTGGACATTCTTAGAAGCTCTCCTGTTCCTACACAAGCCACAGACCTACAGTTTTATGCACATCAAAGAATCTAATCCAGGAGTGGtcatatatgcctttaatcccagaactcaagaaatacaggtaggatcaccgtgagtttgaggccaccctgaaactacatagtgaattccaggtcagcctgggctagagcgagaccctacctcaaacaacaaaagaTGGAGGGGGGGAggtgtggaaagatggcttttgtggttaaggcacttgcctgcaaagcctaagaatccatgttcgaatctccaggtcccaagtaaaccagacacacagtgacacaactacaatgtcgcacatgcacacaagggaggcacatgcgtcttaagtttgtttgcagcagctgaaggcccattctcactcactctcgctgtctctttctcaaatttaaaaaaaaaaaaaaagtaatatgtttatataaaaagCAGGCACAAAATTTGATGTTTGGCTTCAACTTGTTTTGAGTTTGAACCTCAACTCTGCTCCACAATAGGGGAATAATGCTATCTTCTCACCATAGCTAGCAAATGTGAAGTCATGAAAGCATGTATCAACATCACAGTGCTGTACTCCTTAACTAAACTTAGGGGAAATTTACGGACCAGCAGCACAGACTGAAAAGAACATTAACAATAAGGACTATTGAGTTATATTCCTAAGACACTTAAAAACATCCCATATACCCTTTCCCCTCCAAAATTGGCTTCAAAAAACCActatcttgggttggagagatggcttagcaggtaaggcctgttaagcctaaggacccaggttcaactcctcagtacccatgtacacctgatgcacaacgtggtgcatgcatctggagttcatttgcagtaggtgggggccctggtgtgcccattctccctcctcccccaccttttctctctcaagtaagtatataaatgactaaaaaaaaaaaaaaactatttcaatAAGGGTAGCTCTGCTTGGTTCCCAAAGTGCAGTCTTTTTTCACAGGGGCATTACTGAGGTGCTGATGGGAAGCCCTCAGCTCTTTAGGCCAGGATCAAAGTTGCATCTTACCAGTGGGGACACCATTGTCCTCCAGAGCCGACACGAGTGACCCACGAAGAGAAAACCCTCCCACTGGTCTGTTCTCTTCCTGCAAAAGAAAGGAGATCTCTTCTATAACCAGCCTGGCAGGCTAGGTCACATCACGTTATTTGTAACGGGATGAGATGAACTTGGGCATGATGTGACTAAGTTCCATGAGCCCATGAGGAAGTGTTTCACAACCAGTAGCAGCAGTGCCACTAATGCTGTTACCAGATCTGGCTGAGCTGAACAACAAACTGATCCAATACTCTGCTTCCTTAGCTCCTGTGCATCT
The nucleotide sequence above comes from Jaculus jaculus isolate mJacJac1 chromosome 7, mJacJac1.mat.Y.cur, whole genome shotgun sequence. Encoded proteins:
- the Eif2s1 gene encoding eukaryotic translation initiation factor 2 subunit 1 encodes the protein MPGLSCRFYQHKFPEVEDVVMVNVRSIAEMGAYVSLLEYNNIEGMILLSELSRRRIRSINKLIRIGRNECVVVIRVDKEKGYIDLSKRRVSPEEAIKCEDKFTKSKTVYSILRHVAEVLEYTKDEQLESLFQRTAWVFDDKYKRPGYGAYDAFKHAVSDPSILDSLDLNEDEREVLINNINRRLTPQAVKIRADIEVACYGYEGIDAVKEALRAGLNCSTETMPIKINLIAPPRYVMTTTTLERTEGLSVLNQAMAVIKEKIEEKRGVFKIQMEPKVVTDTDETELARQLERLERENAEVDGDDDAEEMEAKAED